The Macrotis lagotis isolate mMagLag1 chromosome 6, bilby.v1.9.chrom.fasta, whole genome shotgun sequence genome includes a window with the following:
- the LOC141491400 gene encoding ubiquitin-conjugating enzyme E2 C-like isoform X1 — protein MVSQNWDWVSASTTATSHKGTEHGTGAACGSVGKRLQQELMTKMMPGDKGISAFPESDSLFKLVETIRGAAGTVYEELRYKLSLEVPSGYPYNALTVKFVTYHPDVDMQGNNCLDILKDKGSALYDVRTILLFIQSLVGEFKIDCPLNTHAAELWTNPIAFKKDLLETYIKQMTSQKP, from the coding sequence ATGGTCTCTCAGAATTGGGACTGGGTCTCTGCCAGCACCACTGCCACCTCTCATAAGGGGACTGAACACGGGACAGGCGCAGCTTGTGGGTCTGTAGGCAAGAGGTTACAGCAGGAATTGATGACCAAAATGATGCCTGGAGACAAAGGAATTTCTGCCTTCCCAGAGTCAGACAGTCTCTTCAAATTGGTTGAGACCATCCGTGGGGCAGCTGGGACAGTATATGAAGAGCTAAGATACAAACTCTCCTTGGAAGTCCCCAGTGGCTACCCATATAATGCTCTCACTGTGAAATTTGTCACATACCATCCTGATGTGGACATGCAAGGCAATAACTGTTTGGACATCCTCAAGGACAAGGGATCAGCCCTGTATGATGTCAGGACCATCTTACTATTTATCCAGAGCCTGGTGGGAGAATTCAAAATTGACTGCCCATTGAACACACATGCTGCTGAACTTTGGACAAACCCCATAGCCTTTAAAAAGGACCTGTTGGAAACCTACATAAAGCAGATGACTAGCCAAAAGCCCTGA
- the LOC141491400 gene encoding ubiquitin-conjugating enzyme E2 C-like isoform X2 — MVSQNWDWVSASTTATSHKGTEHGTGAACGSVGKRLQQELMTKMVYEELRYKLSLEVPSGYPYNALTVKFVTYHPDVDMQGNNCLDILKDKGSALYDVRTILLFIQSLVGEFKIDCPLNTHAAELWTNPIAFKKDLLETYIKQMTSQKP; from the exons ATGGTCTCTCAGAATTGGGACTGGGTCTCTGCCAGCACCACTGCCACCTCTCATAAGGGGACTGAACACGGGACAGGCGCAGCTTGTGGGTCTGTAGGCAAGAGGTTACAGCAGGAATTGATGACCAAAATG GTATATGAAGAGCTAAGATACAAACTCTCCTTGGAAGTCCCCAGTGGCTACCCATATAATGCTCTCACTGTGAAATTTGTCACATACCATCCTGATGTGGACATGCAAGGCAATAACTGTTTGGACATCCTCAAGGACAAGGGATCAGCCCTGTATGATGTCAGGACCATCTTACTATTTATCCAGAGCCTGGTGGGAGAATTCAAAATTGACTGCCCATTGAACACACATGCTGCTGAACTTTGGACAAACCCCATAGCCTTTAAAAAGGACCTGTTGGAAACCTACATAAAGCAGATGACTAGCCAAAAGCCCTGA